The proteins below come from a single Kitasatospora sp. NBC_00315 genomic window:
- a CDS encoding cold-shock protein → MATGTVKWFNAEKGFGFIEQDGGGADVFAHYSNINAQGFRELLEGQKVEFDVTQGQKGPQAENIRPL, encoded by the coding sequence ATGGCTACTGGCACCGTGAAGTGGTTCAACGCGGAAAAGGGCTTTGGCTTCATCGAGCAGGACGGTGGCGGCGCCGACGTGTTCGCCCACTACTCGAACATCAACGCCCAGGGCTTCCGCGAGCTGCTTGAGGGCCAGAAGGTCGAGTTCGACGTCACGCAGGGCCAGAAGGGCCCGCAGGCGGAGAA